A region of Pseudorasbora parva isolate DD20220531a chromosome 14, ASM2467924v1, whole genome shotgun sequence DNA encodes the following proteins:
- the ttc39c gene encoding tetratricopeptide repeat protein 39C — MAGPDSPQQQQVEENAEQIDDAELAFQGINMLLNNGFKESDELFRRYRTHSPLMSFGASFVSFLNAMMTFEEEKMQMASDDLRTTEKLCESDNAGVIETIRNKIKKSMDSQRSGVVIVDRLQRQIIVADCQVYLAVLSFVKQELSAYIKGGWILRKAWKMYNKCYSDISQLQEACRIQSSDQEGALVSDQANQNTSTESDGRVTEEVLDRLKGSVSFGYGLFHLCISMVPPHLLKIVNLLGFPGDRHQGLASLAYASESKDMKAPLATLALLWYHTVVQPFFALDGSDSRAGLLEAKAILQKKAMVYPNSSLFIFFKGRVQRLECQINSALASFQDALEFASDQREIQHVCLYEIGWCSMIEMNFEDAFRSFERLKNESRWSQCYYAYLTGVCQGASGDLEGAKAVFRDVQKLFKRKNNQIEQFALKRAEKLRKVPLTRELCILGIVEVLYLWKALPNCSSSKLQLMNQVLQGLDDPSSLGLKHLLLGAIQKCLGNIKDAVQSFQLAAQDEYGRLNNSYVQPYSCYELGCVLLAKPETLSKGRSLLLQAKENYTGYDFENRLHVRIHSALASIKEVVPH; from the exons GACCCACAGTCCTCTGATGAGCTTCGGTGCCAGTTTTGTCAGCTTCTTG AATGCCATGATGACATTCGAGGAGGAAAAAATGCAGATGGCCAGTGACGACCTGAGGACTACTGAAAAGCTTTGCGAGAGCGACAACGCCGGCGTCATCGAGACCATCCGCAACAAAATAAAGAAGAGC ATGGACTCGCAGAGATCAGGAGTGGTGATTGTGGATCGTCTTCAGAGACAGATCATCGTGGCTGACTGCCAGGTTTACCTCGCCGTTCTGTCCTTCGTCAAGCAGGAACTCTCAG CATACATCAAAGGAGGCTGGATCCTCCGTAAGGCCTGGAAGATGTACAACAAATGCTACAGCGACATCAGCCAACTGCAGGAAGCCTGCCGGATACAGTCCTCCGACCAGGAGGGGGCGCTGGTCTCTGATCAGGCCAACCAGAACACGTCAACTGAGAGTGATGGCCGGGTAACAGAAGAGGTTCTGGATCGCCTGAAGGGTTCGGTCAGCTTCGGCTATGGGCTCTTTCACTTGTGTATTTCGATGGTGCCTCCACACCTGCTCAAGATCGTCAACCTGCTGGGCTTCCCTGGAGACCGTCACCAAGGTCTTGCCTCCTTAGCATATGCCAGCGAGAGCAAAGATATGAAAGCCCCACTCGCCAC TTTGGCTCTCTTGTGGTACCACACCGTAGTGCAGCCCTTCTTTGCCCTGGACGGCTCTGACTCGCGTGCCGGGCTCCTGGAGGCTAAAGCCATTCTGCAGAAGAAGGCAATGGTCTACCCAAACTCCTCTCTCTTCATTTTCTTCAAGGGACGGGTGCAGAGATTAGAG TGCCAAATCAACAGTGCACTGGCGTCATTTCAGGATGCTCTGGAGTTCGCCTCAGACCAAAGAGAGATTCAACATGTGTGCCTCTATGAAATTG GCTGGTGCAGCATGATAGAGATGAACTTTGAAGATGCCTTCAGGTCTTTTGAGCGACTGAAGAATGAATCCCGATGGTCGCAGTGTTACTATGCTTACCTCACTGGAG TATGTCAGGGGGCTTCTGGTGATCTAGAGGGAGCCAAAGCTGTTTTTCGAGATGTCCAGAAGCTTTTTAAACGCAAGAACAATCAGATTGAGCAGTTTGCACTGAAAAGa GCAGAGAAACTGAGGAAAGTCCCACTTACGCGAGAGCTGTGCATTCTGGGTATTGTAGAGGTGCTATACTTATGGAAAGCTCTTCCAAACTGCTCTTCCTCAAAACTCCAGCTTATGAATCAAG TGCTACAGGGGCTGGATGACCCATCAAGCCTGGGCCTAAAACACCTGCTGCTTGGTGCTATTCAGAAATGTCTGGGAAATATTAAAGATGCTGTTCAG TCGTTCCAGCTGGCAGCGCAGGATGAATACGGCCGTCTGAATAACAGCTACGTGCAGCCATATTCCTGCTATGAGCTGGGCTGTGTGTTACTGGCTAAACCTGAG ACTCTGAGTAAAGGAAGATCATTACTGCTTCAGGCCAAG GAGAACTACACCGGGTACGACTTTGAGAACAGACTGCATGTCCGTATCCATTCTGCCCTCGCCTCAATAAAGGAAGTGGTCCCTCACTGA